In the Chiloscyllium plagiosum isolate BGI_BamShark_2017 chromosome 15, ASM401019v2, whole genome shotgun sequence genome, one interval contains:
- the irg1l gene encoding immunoresponsive gene 1, like — translation MFSKLQKFQSSLTIGKRLYHKISREAFEAPDLKETVTSSFGSFISGVDVDHLSQTVLQRSKRMILDNIGVGILGSTSPVFDICLNYCQQMYAQDPVSSVYGRKDLRLSPTLAAFANGVAAHSMDFDDTWHPATHPSGAVLPALLAAVQMLPTNSKPTGLDFLLAFNVGVEIQGRLMHFSQEASNIPKRFHPPSVVGTMGSAAAIAKFLSLNANQCVNALAIAASLSGAPMANAATQAKPIHIGNATRLGFEAALLASKGMEGNVKILDKTLGCFGFSAFYGDYEPQKIAPLEQTRFLLEDQDIAFKRFPAHLGMHWIVDAALSVRQLATENDGAFSPSMIDRIILRVPVSRYINRPFPETEHEARHSFQFNACSALLDGEVNIESFRESKLQRDNLNELLDKVELQHPEDNVASFEKMYGEVVLILRNRDVLRGKCDTFYGHWRNPLSRESLLDKFESNASYVLGQDKIEAIINTVENLEGVRDSSTLTSYLQ, via the exons ATGTTCTCCAAACTGCAG AAATTTCAGTCCAGTTTAACAATTGGAAAACGACTGTACCATAAAATTTCTCGCGAAG CTTTCGAGGCGCCGGATTTGAAAGAGACGGTGACGAGCAGTTTTGGCTCATTTATCTCAGGAGTGGATGTTGATCATCTCTCGCAGACGGTTTTACAGAGGAGCAAACGCATGATCCTGGACAACATTGGAGTCGGAATCCTGGGCAGTACCAGCCCAGTGTTTGATATTTGCCTCAATTACTGCCAG CAAATGTACGCTCAAGACCCAGTCAGCTCAGTGTACGGACGCAAGGATCTTAGACTTTCTCCGACTCTGGCAGCTTTCGCCAATGGGGTCGCG GCGCATTCAATGGATTTCGATGATACCTGGCACCCTGCCACACACCCGTCTGGTGCTGTACTTCCCGCCCTCCTGGCTGCCGTTCAAATGTTACCTACAAACTCCAAACCCACTGGACTCGACTTTCTCTTGGCCTTTAATGTGGGCGTTGAAATTCAGGGCAGGCTAATGCACTTCTCTCAAGAGGCGAGCAACATCCCTAAGAG aTTTCACCCTCCCAGTGTGGTTGGGACAATGGGCAGTGCTGCAGCGATAGCCAAATTCCTTTCACTTAATGCCAATCAATGTGTTAATGCCCTAGCTATTGCAGCTTCACTCTCAGGGGCACCAATGGCCAATGCAGCCACTCAGGCAAAACCCATCCATATTGGCAATGCCACCCGACTGGGCTTTGAGGCAGCACTTCTTGCTTCTAAAGGAATGGAGGGAAATGTGAAAATTCTAGACAAGACTCTTGGCTGCTTTGGATTTTCTGCCTTTTATGGTGACTATGAACCTCAGAAGATTGCTCCACTTGAACAGACACGATTTCTGCTTGAGGACCAAGATATTGCATTCAAGCGCTTCCCTGCTCATTTGGGTATGCACTGGATAGTAGATGCTGCTCTCTCAGTTAGGCAATTGGCAACGGAAAATGATGGTGCCTTTTCACCCTCTATGATTGACAGAATAATTCTGCGTGTCCCTGTTTCCCGTTACATCAACAGACCATTCCCAGAAACAGAACATGAGGCTCGCCATTCCTTCCAGTTTAATGCCTGCTCTGCATTGTTGGATGGTGAAGTGAACATTGAATCATTCAGAGAAAGTAAACTCCAGCGAGATAATCTCAATGAGTTACTTGACAAAGTGGAGCTTCAACATCCTGAAGATAATGTggccagttttgagaagatgtacGGAGAAGTAGTTCTCATTCTGAGGAACAGAGATGTGCTCAGGGGAAAATGTGACACATTCTATGGACACTGGAGAAACCCACTGTCCAGAGAATCACTACTTGACAAATTCGAAAGTAATGCTTCTTATGTATTGGGACAGGACAAAATAGAAGCTATCATCAACACAGTTGAGAATCTTGAAGGAGTGAGGGATAGTTCCACATTAACCTCTTACTTGCAGTGA
- the si:ch211-153b23.3 gene encoding uncharacterized protein si:ch211-153b23.3 isoform X2, with amino-acid sequence MSSSEGFAAVFYSEPGVLGLLANVISAFLVALQNFAQVNTNILASGTENILAGVHLVLIGGVTQLVAGLMSFRKYDHLGGTAFIAFSALWSSFGATRIILGANSPLNVTSNAVDLQNTSVANDSSDVPLPPISESAVAGLVAYISVAFTLSFCSATANYIMPFVFGAITLTLIFEAVGLFSQWALILSGIFELVITVFGLYGAIALLLKGVTQRYILPGFGNSLFNVLLLGTANKSSAKANGEEKKKNTKYAEPMALGNLCSVISPFIFAFYCFGYIKSFYVGAVWVSINSITQLYASYYGYLRNDVYFATKYCVHSMYWLVKSWEEFILSVLINVNNLDSSRARMTGDWFFMVTSLIILLLSLNRNKLEIIHNGFFVLLTISTIPQINTVSYYRFFGAVCSMYTALSLYATFSSLINSIAEKALIPIGTEMLSSKSFQNVLFALKQRFSKADELPVFTSVQLPDALFYICNGLAALSAIQSANMDQAQAHLTIPWVLIPGTLIQLYVSRIQVRGGRRFGSVLPFCYAAIWATWTWLRFAGHLLNIDRNSDGGFTAGAIAFLIVNMFLVILAIHVDVVLLLVTVIMEVIIICFLLFTLEQLPLPLEGVMLALISFVCVYGTTASFANHMFGKQLIPLGDPLFRTGTNKKKDQAPLPCSIASSRKTSGLQIIAKILDSGRVCGIPTDTVYALAASCKHPEAIKGIYNIKERPTEKPICICISSLDQLSAVHPPFSPLLWEFMNHVYPGGMSCIVKKGEWLKKLGIGAAFDHVGTKESIMIRVPDHTVTAHLVNMTGPLAITSANPSGEPDSIHHDMVISRLGHKIDAVLCDGNSNELIASTVINCTKIDEGITILREGCVPAVRVMQIFEQVKNKLD; translated from the exons ATGTCTAGCTCCGAAGGTTTTGCAGCTGTATTTTACAGTGAGCCAGGAGTCCTGGGGCTTCTGGCCAATGTGATCAGTGCCTTCCTTGTAGCTCTTCAAAATTTTGCTCAAGTCAATACAAACATTTTGGCCAGTGGAACTGAAAACATCTTGGCAG GTGTTCACCTTGTATTGATTGGTGGTGTGACACAGCTTGTTGCTggactaatgtccttcagaaagTATGATCATCTGGGAGGCACAGCCTTTATAGCATTTTCAGCTTTGTGGAGCAGCTTCGGGGCAACTCGGATCATTTTGGGAGCAAACTCTCCTCTTAATGTCACCTCAAATGCAGTGGATTTACAAAACACCAGTGTTGCAAATGATAGTTCAGATGTGCCTTTGCCTCCTATTAGTGAATCAGCTGTTGCAGGGCTGGTAGCCTACATCAGTGTTGCATTTACTCTGTCATTCTGTTCAGCTACAGCAAATTACATCATGCCTTTTGTCTTTGGGGCCATAACACTTACTCTCATTTTTGAAGCTGTGGGTCTCTTTAGCCAATGGGCTTTAATATTATCAGGAATATTTGAACTAGTGATTACTGTCTTTGGGCTTTATGGAGCCATTGCTCTGCTTTTAAAGGGAGTCACCCAGAGGTACATCCTTCCAGGGTTTGGCAATTCATTATTCAATGTGCTGCTTCTAGGGACAGCTAATAAATCATCTGCTAAGGCTAATggtgaagagaaaaagaagaaCACTAAATATGCAGAGCCAATGGCACTTGGTAATTTGTGTAGTGTGATTTCTCCCTTTATCTTTGCTTTTTACTGCTTCGGGTACATTAAATCATTCTATGTCGGAGCTGTGTGGGTCAGCATCAATTCTATTACGCAGCTTTATGCAAGCTACTATGGTTATTTACGCAACGATGTCTACTTTGCTACTAAATACTGTGTCCATAGTATGTATTGGCTTGTGAAGTCCTGGGAGGAGTTTATTTTATCTGTCCTCATAAATGTTAATAACTTAGATAGCAGCAGAGCCAGGATGACAGGAGATTGGTTTTTCATGGTCACATCTTTGATTATATTGCTACTATCTCTAAACAGAAACAAACTTGAAATAATCCATAATGGTTTTTTTGTTCTTCTGACGATCTCCACTATTCCTCAGATTAACACTGTATCATATTACAGATTTTTTGGGGCAGTTTGCTCAATGTATACAGCCCTCTCCCTTTATGCAACATTTTCCAGCCTGATCAACTCTATAGCAGAAAAGGCATTGATTCCTATTGGAACTGAAATGCTGTCTTCAAAAtcattccagaatgttctgtttgCCCTAAAACAGAGGTTCAGCAAAGCTGATGAGCTCCCAGTTTTTACTAGTGTGCAGCTGCCAGATGCCCTTTTCTACATTTGCAATGGGCTTGCAGCCCTGTCTGCCATTCAGAGTGCAAACATGGACCAGGCCCAAGCTCATCTTACTATTCCTTGGGTTCTGATCCCTGGAACTCTGATCCAGCTCTATGTGTCGAGGATTCAAGTTCGTGGAGGAAGGCGCTTTGGCTCGGTGTTACCCTTCTGTTATGCAGCTATCTGGGCAACTTGGACCTGGCTTCGATTTGCAG GTCATTTGTTAAACATTGATCGCAATTCTGATGGTGGATTCACTGCAGGAGCCATAGCTTTCCTTATTGTCAACATGTTTCTGGTTATCTTGG CTATTCATGTAGATGTGGTGCTTCTCCTAGTCACAGTCATTATGGAAGTGATAATCATTTGCTTTCTACTATTCACCCTGGAGCAACTGCCTCTTCCTTTGGAAG gTGTAATGCTGGCGTTGATCAGTTTTGTCTGTGTTTATGGAACAACAGCCTCTTTTGCCAACCATATGTTTGGGAAACAACTAATTCCTCTGGGTGACCCCCTCTTCAGG ACaggaacaaacaaaaagaaagatcAAGCCCCTTTGCCTTGTTCCATTGCTTCTTCACGGAAAACTAGTGGTCTACAGATTATTGCAAAAATCCTAGATTCTGGCCGTGTGTGTGGCATCCCAACGGATACTGTGTATGCTCTGGCAGCTTCCTGTAAACACCCAGAGGCTATTAAAGGTATCTACAACATAAAG GAGCGTCCTACTGAGAAGCCTATTTGTATCTGTATCTCCAGTCTTGATCagctttctgcagtgcatcctccattcagccccttgctcTGGGAATTTATGAACCATGTCTACCCTGGAGGGATGAGTTGCATTGTGAAGAAAGGAGAATGGCTGAAGAAACTAG GTATTGGTGCTGCATTTGACCATGTTGGTACCAAGGAGAGCATCATGATCCGTGTTCCTGACCACACTGTGACAGCTCATCTCGTGAACATGACTGGACCATTAGCCATTACATCAGCCAATCCGAGTGGGGAGCCTGACAGCATCCACCATGACATGGTTATCTC ACGCCTGGGGCACAAAATTGATGCTGTTTTATGTGACGGAAACTCTAATGAATTGATTGCCTCCACTGTCATCAACTGTACTAAGATTGATGAAG GAATCACAATCCTAAGAGAAGGATGTGTTCCAGCAGTAAGAGTGATGCAGATTTTTGAACAAGTGAAGAACAAGCTTGACTAA
- the si:ch211-153b23.3 gene encoding uncharacterized protein si:ch211-153b23.3 isoform X1 gives MSSSEGFAAVFYSEPGVLGLLANVISAFLVALQNFAQVNTNILASGTENILAGVHLVLIGGVTQLVAGLMSFRKYDHLGGTAFIAFSALWSSFGATRIILGANSPLNVTSNAVDLQNTSVANDSSDVPLPPISESAVAGLVAYISVAFTLSFCSATANYIMPFVFGAITLTLIFEAVGLFSQWALILSGIFELVITVFGLYGAIALLLKGVTQRYILPGFGNSLFNVLLLGTANKSSAKANGEEKKKNTKYAEPMALGNLCSVISPFIFAFYCFGYIKSFYVGAVWVSINSITQLYASYYGYLRNDVYFATKYCVHSMYWLVKSWEEFILSVLINVNNLDSSRARMTGDWFFMVTSLIILLLSLNRNKLEIIHNGFFVLLTISTIPQINTVSYYRFFGAVCSMYTALSLYATFSSLINSIAEKALIPIGTEMLSSKSFQNVLFALKQRFSKADELPVFTSVQLPDALFYICNGLAALSAIQSANMDQAQAHLTIPWVLIPGTLIQLYVSRIQVRGGRRFGSVLPFCYAAIWATWTWLRFAGHLLNIDRNSDGGFTAGAIAFLIVNMFLVILAIHVDVVLLLVTVIMEVIIICFLLFTLEQLPLPLEGVMLALISFVCVYGTTASFANHMFGKQLIPLGDPLFRTGTNKKKDQAPLPCSIASSRKTSGLQIIAKILDSGRVCGIPTDTVYALAASCKHPEAIKGIYNIKERPTEKPICICISSLDQLSAVHPPFSPLLWEFMNHVYPGGMSCIVKKGEWLKKLGIGAAFDHVGTKESIMIRVPDHTVTAHLVNMTGPLAITSANPSGEPDSIHHDMVISRLGHKIDAVLCDGNSNELIASTVINCTKIDEEGITILREGCVPAVRVMQIFEQVKNKLD, from the exons ATGTCTAGCTCCGAAGGTTTTGCAGCTGTATTTTACAGTGAGCCAGGAGTCCTGGGGCTTCTGGCCAATGTGATCAGTGCCTTCCTTGTAGCTCTTCAAAATTTTGCTCAAGTCAATACAAACATTTTGGCCAGTGGAACTGAAAACATCTTGGCAG GTGTTCACCTTGTATTGATTGGTGGTGTGACACAGCTTGTTGCTggactaatgtccttcagaaagTATGATCATCTGGGAGGCACAGCCTTTATAGCATTTTCAGCTTTGTGGAGCAGCTTCGGGGCAACTCGGATCATTTTGGGAGCAAACTCTCCTCTTAATGTCACCTCAAATGCAGTGGATTTACAAAACACCAGTGTTGCAAATGATAGTTCAGATGTGCCTTTGCCTCCTATTAGTGAATCAGCTGTTGCAGGGCTGGTAGCCTACATCAGTGTTGCATTTACTCTGTCATTCTGTTCAGCTACAGCAAATTACATCATGCCTTTTGTCTTTGGGGCCATAACACTTACTCTCATTTTTGAAGCTGTGGGTCTCTTTAGCCAATGGGCTTTAATATTATCAGGAATATTTGAACTAGTGATTACTGTCTTTGGGCTTTATGGAGCCATTGCTCTGCTTTTAAAGGGAGTCACCCAGAGGTACATCCTTCCAGGGTTTGGCAATTCATTATTCAATGTGCTGCTTCTAGGGACAGCTAATAAATCATCTGCTAAGGCTAATggtgaagagaaaaagaagaaCACTAAATATGCAGAGCCAATGGCACTTGGTAATTTGTGTAGTGTGATTTCTCCCTTTATCTTTGCTTTTTACTGCTTCGGGTACATTAAATCATTCTATGTCGGAGCTGTGTGGGTCAGCATCAATTCTATTACGCAGCTTTATGCAAGCTACTATGGTTATTTACGCAACGATGTCTACTTTGCTACTAAATACTGTGTCCATAGTATGTATTGGCTTGTGAAGTCCTGGGAGGAGTTTATTTTATCTGTCCTCATAAATGTTAATAACTTAGATAGCAGCAGAGCCAGGATGACAGGAGATTGGTTTTTCATGGTCACATCTTTGATTATATTGCTACTATCTCTAAACAGAAACAAACTTGAAATAATCCATAATGGTTTTTTTGTTCTTCTGACGATCTCCACTATTCCTCAGATTAACACTGTATCATATTACAGATTTTTTGGGGCAGTTTGCTCAATGTATACAGCCCTCTCCCTTTATGCAACATTTTCCAGCCTGATCAACTCTATAGCAGAAAAGGCATTGATTCCTATTGGAACTGAAATGCTGTCTTCAAAAtcattccagaatgttctgtttgCCCTAAAACAGAGGTTCAGCAAAGCTGATGAGCTCCCAGTTTTTACTAGTGTGCAGCTGCCAGATGCCCTTTTCTACATTTGCAATGGGCTTGCAGCCCTGTCTGCCATTCAGAGTGCAAACATGGACCAGGCCCAAGCTCATCTTACTATTCCTTGGGTTCTGATCCCTGGAACTCTGATCCAGCTCTATGTGTCGAGGATTCAAGTTCGTGGAGGAAGGCGCTTTGGCTCGGTGTTACCCTTCTGTTATGCAGCTATCTGGGCAACTTGGACCTGGCTTCGATTTGCAG GTCATTTGTTAAACATTGATCGCAATTCTGATGGTGGATTCACTGCAGGAGCCATAGCTTTCCTTATTGTCAACATGTTTCTGGTTATCTTGG CTATTCATGTAGATGTGGTGCTTCTCCTAGTCACAGTCATTATGGAAGTGATAATCATTTGCTTTCTACTATTCACCCTGGAGCAACTGCCTCTTCCTTTGGAAG gTGTAATGCTGGCGTTGATCAGTTTTGTCTGTGTTTATGGAACAACAGCCTCTTTTGCCAACCATATGTTTGGGAAACAACTAATTCCTCTGGGTGACCCCCTCTTCAGG ACaggaacaaacaaaaagaaagatcAAGCCCCTTTGCCTTGTTCCATTGCTTCTTCACGGAAAACTAGTGGTCTACAGATTATTGCAAAAATCCTAGATTCTGGCCGTGTGTGTGGCATCCCAACGGATACTGTGTATGCTCTGGCAGCTTCCTGTAAACACCCAGAGGCTATTAAAGGTATCTACAACATAAAG GAGCGTCCTACTGAGAAGCCTATTTGTATCTGTATCTCCAGTCTTGATCagctttctgcagtgcatcctccattcagccccttgctcTGGGAATTTATGAACCATGTCTACCCTGGAGGGATGAGTTGCATTGTGAAGAAAGGAGAATGGCTGAAGAAACTAG GTATTGGTGCTGCATTTGACCATGTTGGTACCAAGGAGAGCATCATGATCCGTGTTCCTGACCACACTGTGACAGCTCATCTCGTGAACATGACTGGACCATTAGCCATTACATCAGCCAATCCGAGTGGGGAGCCTGACAGCATCCACCATGACATGGTTATCTC ACGCCTGGGGCACAAAATTGATGCTGTTTTATGTGACGGAAACTCTAATGAATTGATTGCCTCCACTGTCATCAACTGTACTAAGATTGATGAAG AAGGAATCACAATCCTAAGAGAAGGATGTGTTCCAGCAGTAAGAGTGATGCAGATTTTTGAACAAGTGAAGAACAAGCTTGACTAA